The Ranitomeya imitator isolate aRanImi1 chromosome 8, aRanImi1.pri, whole genome shotgun sequence genome window below encodes:
- the CENPL gene encoding centromere protein L → MQTPTNGVSTPESRSSSRRSSHFHSSRYPPGSLASTRRRSALRSLSKRKIPQSTPLEETLDPAKAALLTQKQWSLYSVTPMYKFSYTRLKEYSRHLSAYIAAEKQKGLAIELGSDLNLKATFSSLPGLKGKDSDPLALLIQISSKPPLTQAGAQDRIVWTGWFCGTYAEDDVLEGIPETFTCLPLFLYNGAEALTALVGTWFQRNFDCCFGKLLISSQDLAWFAAMWTGCEVHGRMRNTELIFSLPVEPHLSVSYGIKTEDLKTLWNDIHKSQDEVTLEEVEHLFQCLCSHFFRHFRIHLSVTHLVKVTASVASAHREGKVKFLSKDFLVRVLGFITELAMNNIQY, encoded by the exons ATGCAAACTCCTACGAACGGGGTGTCTACCCCGGAAAGTAGGTCATCGTCACGGAGGAGCAGCCATTTTCACAGCTCCAGGTACCCTCCCGGAAGTTTAGCCTCTACACGTCGACGCTCTGCCCTTCGAAGTTTGTCTAAAAGAAAAATCCCACAGAGCACGCCCTTAgag GAGACACTTGACCCGGCAAAGGCTGCTTTACTCACCCAAAAACAATGGAGTCTGTACAGCGTGACCCCAATGTATAAGTTCTCATACACCCGACTGAAGGAGTATTCCAGGCATCTGTCTGCCTACATAGCTGCCGAGAAACAGAAGGGTCTCGCCATTGAGTTAGGCTCGGATCTGAACCTAAAGGCCACGTTTTCCTCTTTACCTGGACTCAAGGGAAAGGACAGTGATCCGCTTGCATTACTTATACAG ATTTCGTCTAAGCCACCACTCACGCAGGCAGGCGCACAGGACCGGATAGTGTGGACAGGTTGGTTTTGCGGGACGTACGCAGAAGATGATGTATTGGAGGGGATACCAGAGACATTTACGTGCCTGCCACTTTTCCTGTATAATGGCGCAGAGGCCCTCACCGCTCTAGTGGGGACCTGGTTCCAAAGAAACTTTGACTGTTGCTTTGGTAAACTGCTGATCAGTTCTCAGGACCTTGCGTGGTTTGCAGCTATGTGGACCGGGTGTGAAGTGCATGGGCGCATGAGGAACACAGAACTCATTTTTTCTTTGCCAGTGGAGCCTCACTTGAGTGTTTCTTACGGCATCAAAACTGAGGACTTGAAAACTTTATGGAACGATATTCACAAATCACAAGACGAGGTCACACTGGAGGAGGTGGAACATTTATTCCAATGTCTCTGTTCACATTTCTTCAGACACTTTAGAATTCACTTATCAGTCACACATCTTGTCAAGGTGACGGCATCTGTGGCATCAGCACATCGGGAAGGAAAAGTGAAG TTCCTCAGTAAGGATTTCCTTGTACGAGTGCTGGGATTTATCACCGAGCTGGCAATGAATAACATCCAGTATTAA